TCAAAATAAATCAACACATGAATGGAAGCTGACATAAGCGTCACACTGACATCATGAGAGCTCACGCCGGCTGCTGGAAGCTGACATGAACTTGGCGCAACAGCTCCTTGTGTCCTCACACTACACAACAAGTAAGGGTAATTACTGAGAACAGACGATCAAAGTATTGAACCAAACAACAATCAAACTCTAGATTGTGAAAAATATATGAAACCTGGATATGGCTCACATAGCAAATGATCTGTTCAAATAGTATAGTTATTAATGCACTCAAATCTGAAAGACATGTGGATATGCCTAATATAATGAAGCGGTTATCATGACACATATTCAATAAAAAAATTGTTAAATAGTATAAGGTCATTCACCTTAAATTACTTCCAGCTAACAGCATTGTTACTGTCAGAGTCTAATCCACCTTATCTTTCAAAGATCAAACAAGAGGCCACATCAGAAGGATTTGATACACTCCACAGAAATAATGCAGGCCAAATTCTTGTGGGGATTGCCTATATTAACAACTTGTGGGGACAAAAACGCAAACTGTTGAAGTGCAAAGAGTAAAAGGGAAGGCGTGAATCACGAACTCGAGACCCAATCTATCAAACAAAACTCATAGATCAGAACAGCGAAGGCATGCGTGAATCAGGCTGGGGAAGATTGAGGCAGTCGAAGGGGAGAGAACTCACGTCGTGTCCGGCGCCGGCGGAACGTTGGCGAGCCACGACGGGGGCGCGGGGATGGTTAAGAACAACAACTCCGTCTCGGCATGAATCCAGAATAGCCGCTGCCTGCAAGAACAAAACAAACTAAAAAGAAATAGGGGTGAAGGAGTTGGATTCCAATCgggcaacaaaaagaaaagaaccaATTGAAAACAAGCAGCGCAGGAGAGGAGCACCAATCGTGTGCCACAAGCGCACGGCTGGACCTTCACAACTTCTCACTGGTTCTTGGAGACTGCAGGTAGCGGGTGGGGGTACCTCAGGAGAGCGGACGACGCGCTGACGTCCAGAGGCTGCAGGTAGCCGGCGGCGTAGGACCTCGCCGGAGGGCGAGAGGGGGGGCACAGGACCGCGTCTCACCAGAGGGTCGCCGGGGAGGGCCCGAATCGCGAGATTGGGGACCAGGAGAGGGTGCCTCGCCGGGTCGGGAGGGGGGCCGGCCGCGCAGCCCTTCACGGGGATAGCCCGAAGGTCACCGACGGAAAGCCCAccgatggcggccggcggcgcggggtgtCGCAGGGTCCGGCAGAGCAGGGTGTTGCAGGGGCGGGACAAGAGCCGGCGAGGCAGGAAGACACGGGGGAGGGCGGCGCCCGGCGCATCACCGGAGGAACGCCGGCAGGAGGACGGATGGAGCGAGGATCTGTTTCGCCGGCGGGAGGAACGGAACGGAGGATCGTGGGTGGGGCACGATCTATTGCGAGCTGGGGATGGGGAGGTGGGGAAAAACCGGCGGGGAGTAAAAAACCGAATGAAAAAAAACAGACTCAGTGTCAAGTCCGGCCGGGTCGGACGGGGGCTCGAGTATGCAGTATCTTATTCCATATCCAGGGTACCCAATAaacatactatatatatatacatatacatatatatacacatatatacacatatacacatacacatatacacatacacatatacacacacatatatatacacatatatatatacatatatatatatatatatctatatatatgtgtgtgtttaAAATTGCGGGCTAAGATGTTTAGCGGAAGTTCTTTCAAAAAGCTAAGAGAGTTATAGCGAAAGCTATAGCAGAGTTATTCATTTAgcggtttgcaaaaaaaaatatgcataatGTGGCCAATAACATTAGTAATGCAACCAATTTCAGTAAATTTTTTATAGCCATACGTTCATAATACATACAAAATTAGAAGCATAATTGATCTAACATTCTAAAATAGACTCAACACGTCTTTTGACTGCCTAACTGTGCCCGTGCTGCTTTGTCTATAGTCCACCCTAATTATAttgattctttatttcttttggctACATATTTAGCAGAAGTAGCGGACACTTATTATCACTTAATCCTGTAAAAACCTCTTTAGCGGACAAATATTGTATAGCGTAGCAGTATATCTCTTAAAAAGCTAATAGCGGACTATTAGCGGGCTAttttgtgtgtgtatatatatatatatatcgcaATTCCCATTAATAAGTAAACCAGAGTTAAACCATCCACTCAGTTCAAAAGAATTCAGGGGTGAAATAAAACCACAGATCAACTCAAATGCCTATGTCTATGTATGTAACTCAActaggccccgtttgggagggcttctggagcggcttcacgagcggctccaggcgaagccctcccaaacggtaGGTTTGGGACCGGCTTCACGTATGAAGCCGGTCCTGAAGCCAtcggcggcttacacaggcaaggtgaagccatgaaatcgtgacttcacgcggcttacacatcaatctaacaagtgaagctattttgccaaacattttctaaaacggcttcagctccaccagagaagccgctccatctgaggagccagagccggagctgtttttggaagagccggagccctgccaaacaggccctaagcTTCTCAACACTCAGCAACAGACCGCAGGTATCGCAGGCGAACAACAGGAGCAACGCAGAAGCTTAGGCCCCATTTGGTAGGGCTtcggctcttccaaaaacaaaaacagctccggctctggctcctcagatggagcggcttttctggtggagttggagccgttttagaaaatatttggcaaaacagcttcacttgttagattgatgtgtaaaccgcgtgaagccacgatttcatggcttcaccttgcctgtgtaagccgccgacggcttcagaaccggcttcacacgtgaagccggtCCTGAAACAAACGTTTGAGAGGGCTTCACCTGAagccgctcgtgaagccgccggtgaagccctcccaaacgggtaGTTCTTTCCCCCAATCTCCTTCAGAGCACAGATCTGTTCCTCACCCATGGCGGACATCACAGTCAGGATAATGTCCTTTCCATCATCATATCCACTCTTGATCTGCAGGGTAGCATGTAAAGCGACTAAGAGAGTTGCCATACAAGCAATAGAGATGAAAGCTGTTGCACCATTGACCAAGTTTGAGCTAGTGCACTGACCTGGGCTTGCAGATTTTCATCAGTGGGAAGTTTCAGGTCATCCTTAGTGTTGCCACTCTCCGTCAAAAGGCTAACCTGTTAAGTGACCTCCCCACTTGTTATAAACAGGAAGACATTGCCAAAAGGACAGTTGAATGAAAGAAAGGCTAGGTGCTGGAAGCAAACATACGTATCCGTCTTCAGAAATGTCAATCAGCTGATACTCAGTGCGGTCAACATGTGGAACCTGTAAGATGCAAGCAGGAAACAAATGGTTAAAACAAATTCTGCACAATTGTAACCGAATCAGAATGCGAGATGTGATAGCTTACGTCGCAGTTGTGAGATGAAGGAACAATATCCTCATGCTTCTTTCCATTGAAAATGTCAATGCCGACAAAGTGGCACTTGGCATGACCATGCTTCCCAGTCTTGGAAGTGGAGACCTCAACAACCTTTAAAAAAAGGTACACCAAAATTATCATTAGATCAAATACTTGTTGGTGCAAACATGAGCATCATGCTAACAATTGTTAAATCTAAAGAGAGGATATGGATGGCTATCAGATGTACAAACTACAAAGGAATTCATTAAAATGGCACTCTAGTTATCACCCACAAGTCCACAACTCCTGGTAAGCAATCTTATGGTAGTAAGAAATACTGATGTCCAGTATGAAAACATGTATAAGCGATCATCAAGATACTAATGACACAAAGTATAATGGACTATCGGCCTATACCATCACGAACAGATAATAAATTCAAACATTAATTCATCCATGATGGAAACTGGAGCAAATAGCAACTAGTACCTATATGGATGGAAAGGTGCTGGGAGCAAAAAAGAACTCCTTGGAAATAGTGCCTAGTTTAACCAGAATTGCAGAAGTAAACATATTATTCAGAACCAAAGAGTGAAGGAATATTAAATTCTTAGAAACAACTCTCTTGCTATCTCCAAAGAACCTTGCGGGATTTTGAATCATGGATATGTAACTGAAACATAAACTTGAGGTAAATACATGATATTTTAAGACGGGCATCTTGTTGATCGCCAGGGTTTATTTGTCTTTCAACCATTCGTCTAAACTAGAAAAACTGTCTAGATAGATTGAAAGGAGGATATGCAGAACCAACACTGGGAGGCCATCAGGATGCCTAACAGCCCCCAAAGATGACGCAATTCAGATAGAAATCATGACAAGGCCAAAACTTTACAAAGCGCTTGAAAAGATCAAAGCTTTGTACTAGACTACTACAGTGCAAAGTCCGCAATTAACCTCAAGTTTCAGAGCTCATAAATCAGCACTGCAAAATAAAAACAGATGGCAACAAGATAGCAGTTTGTCCGCAACGGCTCCAAATCGACAGACAATAGCAGTTTCCGGATTCTAGGTCCCTGCAAGCGATGGGGGGAGGACGCATTGGCACTGTACCTTGCAGGGGCGATTCTTGATGACGATGTATCCGTTCTTGCGGATGGTGCCGGCCTGCTGCGGGTAGGTCTTGGaggcgccggcgtcggcctTGGACTCGAAGTGGTGCTCCTCAGAGTCCGACATGTCCGAGAATCTTGCAGCGATCCTAGTAACAAaagaagagcagcagcagcagcagcaagaagaaGAGCACAGGAATATTAGAATCACGCAAACAAGCAGAAAATTGTTCCTCCGTCCAGAAGAGATCATTCATCATGAACTGCGGCTGCTTCGCTACAAAGTCGAAATTGAAATCTTGGAGTTCCAGGATTGGAACGACCCTGGGTCGTCGGATGACTCCGGCATGTTGTCGGATCGTGTTCTTACTGACTCCGATTCTGATGAGGATTATCCAGGTTTCACTCAACATACGCGGTCTCGGCCGTACCCACGACGAACTGTCTTTCGGACTCCCGGCTTTGGCGATGGCGCTGCTGGTGGTTGCACAAGTAtgggtgctggtggtggtggctctGCCCCAATAAGCCAGGCTACGTTTGGCTGCACTATTCGTTTTGGTTCCTTCCAGTTCCCTGTCGACTCCCCCTGTCCTAATGTGTGTGCGGGGACTAGCCGGATATTACATCCAGGGTCTGATGAGGCTGCTAATCAACTTGTTTTGGGCCGTGATTTGTGTTGTGCTGAGAGCGTCCCTGTACGTTCTTTTGATCCTATGCTTGTTGAGGCGGAGGGTGTAGGTCGGGTGCACTTCCAGGTTAGTGATGAGGCCGCAGCACCTGGGCACGCTAAACCTTTGCTCTGGGAGTCAACCGCGCTCCATGACCCCATGCTCCTTGAGGTCGCTGTTCAGCCTCCGCTATCGTGCATGGCTGAGGTTGCCTCGCCGCCCCTTCCTGACTACAACACATCCGAATTGGTCGCACCGCATGCTGCTGATGGTGGCACCTCGGCTACAGCGGATCTTGAAGCGGTACGTTTTGATGTTCAAGACACTCAGCCGCTGGCTCACATTCCTGATGACATGCGCAATGTGACGGTCGCTCGTGGGACGCGTGAAACGCTTCCACTACATCTTTTTGTTGGCGCTGAGATCCCAACGAATGATGCAGTTGTTAATTTTGCACATGCTGTGTGTAGGGACGCGTCTCCACCGCCCCTGGTTGCTTCTCCGCCGCATCGGAGATCtcgccagcagcagcaagagttCGCCATCAGGCGCAGCGAGCGACTGGCAAGAAAATTGCGGCACCGCGCAACAAAGCCTGTTGTCCAAGCACAGAACGTGATGATGAAGAAACTGGGCATCACCTCCGACAGCCAGCCGCCGGATGCCTCGTCGTTCTAGCAGTATACGGCTACGTTCTCGTCCACCCTAACAACCTCACAATGCGAGGCGCTTGACGCGTTGCCGCCCGCCGGTCTGGGCTCCCTGGCAACGGAGGTGGCCACACCAATGATGGTGTCTTGAGCCCCATGTTAGGTTGCTATTTGGTCGCAAAAATCACTACGGGAGCCgtctagtttgccgtgtgccaaaagcacacggcaaaagtcaAAAAACGCACGGCAAAGCCTTTGTCGTGTgttacacacggcaaaggccacACGGCATACAAGTGCCGGTAAAGAgatcctttgccgtgtgccttctGTCGGGCGCACGGCAAAGAGGTCGTCGTGTGCATTTTCCGACACCCGGCAAAAAAtgaatagaaaataaaaaaaaagaaattcatGTGGGCCCGGCGGCACCCCCGACGCCGCCCGCACCCCACCGCTGCTACACTGCCGGCCGCACCCCGCCGTCGCTCCCACCCCCACCGTTGTtgccctgccggccgccgccgccgttcgctcCCCCGCCGTTGGAGCCATCTGCGCCTCCACCGTCGACGTCGAGCACCGGAGGAAGAAGTAGTCgtcgtcgccatcgccgtcccCCGGTGCGGCTTCCCAGCGGggaaggaggggagggcgcCACCGTCGGCGTGCCAGGGCACGCGGCAGCGCGCGCAGTGGACGTGGTCGAAGGCCTTGCTGGGGAAGGGCAGGCGCTTGGAGCCCATGACGGCGGAGATGGCCAGGATCCCTCGCTCGAGCGCCATCTGCACCTGCGCCTCGTGCTCGTCCTTGGGTGTGAAGGACACGGCCGCCATGCCGCGGTCGAAGAGGTAGCCGCCGAAGCTGGCCACGCCGCAGCCGACGTCGAGCGCCACCCGCGTGCGCTTGCCCCAGGCGATGCCGCCGCGGGCCGACTGCTAGAGGAAGTCGATGTAGTGCAAGGCGCTGTGGATGAATTgtgtgccgccgccggggaaggtCAGGTGCCCTTTCACCTCCACCAGCTTCTTCATCGCCGGAAGTCCttcgccgccccgcctcgccgccacccTCGCATGCCCGGACCGCTACCCAGATCCGGTagcgggagaggagagggagggggctgCGCGCCGGAGGAGGAAAAGCAGGGGGCCGGGCGGGCGCCAGGAGAGGGCCGGCCGCACGCCAGAGGTTGGCGAAGCCACTCCGAGGCCACGCCGGGAGAGGGCCGGTCGGGAGAGGGCCACGCCGGGAGGGGGCCGGCAGCGCACCGGAGGTCGGCGAAGGCACTCCGAGCTGCCGTCCCCGCACCGGATCTGAATAGCGGTCGGGGCGCACAAGAGTGGTGGCGAGGTGTGGCGGCGACCACGTGAGAGGGGCACACCGGGAGGGGTCCGTCCGCGCGCCGGAGGCACTCCGAGCCGCCGTCCCCGCACCGGATCTAGGCAGCGGTCgggccggcggtggcgtcggAGAGGAGGGATTGGTGGCGGCGTGggcagagaggagggagagagagagaggagtggaGGGCGTGTGAGGGGGTAGAGTTAGGGAGAGGGTGTGTTGGGCCGGGCCGGATGGGGTGTTCGGGGGAGGGGGGAtttttgtttgccgtgtgttgtatagaaggacacacggcaaacacattGTTTGCTGTGTGCCCTGATCtataacacacggcaaagtttttgccgtgtgttttttggtAGGCACACGGTAAACaatgtgtttgccgtgtgctcgaaatgctgcacacggcaaacaagaaggcacacggcaaacacacaTTTTCCGGTAGTGAATGGTTAACTATGTTAAACGAAAATTGTATGGTATGGAATGTGCGTGGCCTAAACACTAGAGCTAGGAGAAATGTCATGCGCAAGCTTGTCAGTCAAGAGAACATTTCTTTACTCTCCTTGCAAGAAACTAAACTTGATGACTGTCCTGCTAATTTGGTCCTGGAGACGTGTGGCGTTGATTTTGATTATTTCTTCCAAGCGGCGACAAACTCCTGTGGTGGTATTCTTCTAGCTTGGAGGAGGGATGCCTGGTCGATAACATCCCCTATAATCCGGTCGTTTAGCTTGTCTGCAAGAGTCACGTTGCTACAGAGCAACGAAACCTGGTGGCTTACATGCGTATATGGTCCACAATTGGACCATGAAAAAATGCTTTTCCTGGATGAGCTTAGGGAGATACGTGTTGCTTGTCCAGGCAGGTGGCTTGTACGAGGCGATTTCAATCTTATTTACCAAGCCGTGGACAAGAATAACCACAGAATCAATCGACGGCTGATGAACTGTTTCCGCCAGCTCATTGATGAGTTAGAGCTTCAGGAGCTGCACCTCAGAGGTCGGCTTTACACCTGGTCGAATGAACGCGACAGACCGACGCTCGTGCGCCTTGACCACGTGTTCGTGACGGAAGATTGGATCACAGATTTCCCCGACCATGACTTATCTGCTTTGGCATTGGAATGTTCGGACCATGCACCGCTGCTGCTAAAAACCGACTGCTCCTTGCCACATTTCAAGCGCTTTCGTTTTGAGAACTATTGGACAAAATGTGATGGCTACCTGCAGGTCGTGGAGGAGGCATGGAATGTCCCATTACCTTGGTCGACCACGGATGTGGATGCTTTCAGGTGCTTGGATTTCAAGTTGCAAAACACTGCCAAGGCTTTAAAGAGTTGGAGTGCCAAGCATATCGGATCCATTCGCCTGCAGTTGGCAATTGCCAAAGAAATTGTTTATCGCCTTGACTTGGCTCAGGATACTAGGGTGCTTGCATTACACGAACTGGCCCTCCGTCGCAAGGCCAAACTATGCTCCCTGGGGTTGGCCTCTTTACAACAAACGCTAGTGCGGCAGCGTGCCTGCATCACTTACCTGGCTGAGGGGGATGCCAACACGCGGTTCTTCCATCTGCAGGCTTGTCACAGGAGCTGCAAAAAACATATTTCCAAACTGCAGTCTGATGAGGCAGTTTTGTTTAGAGATGAGGAGATGGCAAATGCGGTCTTCAACCATTTCGACTCCATCTTTGGTTCTACAGGGGATCGCCTAAACCACATCAAACTGGAGGAGCTAGACCTACAACCGTTACAGGATGTGCACCTTGACTATTGCTTCAGTGAAGATGAGATCTGGCAAGCTATTGCTGAGATGCCCACGAACAAGGCACCGGGTCCGGATGGGTTCACGGGCCTTTTTTTACAGAACGGCTTGGCTGATTATCAAGGGAGACATTCTTAGGGCCTTTCAGGCCATCTGGTCTCTTGATGGTCGCAGTTTCTACTTGGTGAATCAGGCCTTCATGGTTTTACTTCGCAAGAAGCAGGACGCGTGTGCTGTTGGTGACTACAGACCAATTAGCTTGATACACAGCTTTGCCAAATTATTTACCAAGGTGCTGGCACGTCGCCTCGCCCCACACATGCATGGTCTTGTCAAGCATAACCAAAGTGCTTTTATTCAGTCAAGGCTCATTCATGACAATTACAAGGCCGTTCACTTGATTGCTAAATTACTGCATCGTGCCAAGATCCTGAGCGTTCTCATCAAGGTGGACATTTCTAAGCTTTTTGACACAGTGAACTGGCgttttctcctctgcctgctGCAACACCTTGGTTTCTCTAGATGATGGATTGATTGGATCTCCCTTATGCTGTCATCGGCAAGCACCAAAGTAATTCTGAATGGGTCGCCAGGCAGAAGGATCTATCACGCTAGAGGCTTACGTCAGGGAGATCCATTATCGCCGCTATTATTTATGATTGTCATGGAAGGACTGAACGCTATACTCAAGTTGGCCGATAATAAGGGACTCCTACGGCCTCTGCATCCCAAAATCATGGATAGAGCTTTCATGTACGCCGATGATGTCGTTGTCTTCCTATCACCGGTGCAGCAGGATTTGTTGATCACTACAACAATTTTGGAGATCTTTGCTGGAGCATCGGGACTAAAGACAAACATGGCCAACTGCATGATATCACCAATACAATGTGATCTGGAGGCAACGGTAACACTCATCAGTCACTTCTCAGGCAAAATTGACCCATTTCCCATTCGCTATTTGTGCATACCACTTGGGATCAGGCAGCTGTCTAAGAATGATCTTCAGCCTTTGATTGATAAGGTCGCGAACAGGTTGCCGACCTGGAAGGCCGGACTTCTAAACAAGGCTGGTCGTGCAACATTAATCAAGAGTACACTATTAGCCATCCCTACCCACACAGCCCTTGCGGTCAATCTCTCTCCTCGGGTGACCAAGCACATCGACAGTTGCCGGAGAAGTTTCCTCTGGAAAGGGGCTCAATCCGCAAAAGGTGGTCACTGCTTGTTGGCCTAGCCGCGTGTGTGCAGACCACCTGACCTTGGTGGGTTGGGAATTATTGATTTACAGCAGTTCGGCTATGCTCTACGCATGAGATGGCTCTGGATGAAACGAACCGATGAATCAAGGTCGTGGCATCACCTTCCCATGGAGAAGGAGCATGTGGTCGAGGCTATGTTC
This portion of the Panicum virgatum strain AP13 chromosome 2N, P.virgatum_v5, whole genome shotgun sequence genome encodes:
- the LOC120659063 gene encoding eukaryotic translation initiation factor 5A-like; the encoded protein is MISSGRRNNFLLVCVILIFLCSSSCCCCCCSSFVTRIAARFSDMSDSEEHHFESKADAGASKTYPQQAGTIRKNGYIVIKNRPCKVVEVSTSKTGKHGHAKCHFVGIDIFNGKKHEDIVPSSHNCDVPHVDRTEYQLIDISEDGYVSLLTESGNTKDDLKLPTDENLQAQIKSGYDDGKDIILTVMSAMGEEQICALKEIGGKNYPFGRASPAASRAASGEALSNNFR